In Tripterygium wilfordii isolate XIE 37 chromosome 15, ASM1340144v1, whole genome shotgun sequence, one DNA window encodes the following:
- the LOC119979899 gene encoding COBRA-like protein 4 yields MAERRVYIILFLFLGLISYAAAYDPLDPNGNITIKWDVMSWTADGYVATVTMNNFQMYRHIMSPGWTLGWTWAKKEVIWSIVGAQATEQGDCSKFKGNIPHCCKKTPTVVDLLPGVPYNQQFTNCCKGGVVASWGQDPSAAVSQFQISVGSAGTSNKTVKLPKNVTLLGPGLGYTCGPAKVVPPTTFLTTDRRRKTQALMTWNVTCTYSQFMARKHPSCCVSFSSFYNETITPCPSCACGCENKNKCVQSDSKILNMVGKNTPRKDGTPLLHCTHHMCPVRVHWHVKVNYKEYWRAKISINNFNYRMNYSQWTLAIQHPNLNNVTQVFSYDYKPLVPYSSINDTGMFYGMKFYNDLLMEAGPLGSVQSEVLLQKDQNTFTFKQGWAFPRKVYFNGDECMLPPPETYPYLPSSAHGHPLLSFSTLICALLFLLLTI; encoded by the exons ATGGCAGAGAGGAGAGTTTATATCATCCTTTTCTTGTTTCTGGGACTGATTTCATATGCAG CTgcatatgatccattggatccAAATGGAAACATTACAATCAAATGGGATGTAATGTCTTGGACAGCAGATGGTTATGTA GCTACTGTAACAATGAACAATTTCCAAATGTACCGGCACATCATGAGCCCGGGTTGGACCTTAGGCTGGACATGGGCTAAGAAAGAAGTCATATGGTCTATTGTGGGTGCACAAGCTACTGAACAAGGTGACTGCTCCAAGTTCAAAGGAAACATACCTCATTGTTGCAAGAAAACACCAACAGTGGTAGACTTGCTCCCTGGCGTCCCATACAATCAGCAATTCACAAACTGCTGCAAAGGTGGAGTTGTAGCATCATGGGGTCAAGATCCTTCTGCAGCTGTCTCACAGTTTCAGATTAGTGTTGGGTCAGCAGGAACATCAAACAAGACTGTCAAACTTCCCAAGAATGTCACTCTGCTCGGTCCGGGACTCGGGTACACTTGTGGCCCTGCAAAGGTTGTGCCTCCCACTACTTTCCTTACTACCGATCGCCGCCGGAAAACTCAAGCCCTAA TGACATGGAATGTTACCTGCACTTATTCACAGTTCATGGCTAGAAAACACCCGAGCTGCTGcgtctctttctcttctttctacAATGAGACAATCACTCCATGTCCCTCCTGTGCTTGTGGTTGTGAGAACAAGAACAAATGTGTCCA GAGTGACTCTAAAATCCTTAACATGGTGGGGAAAAACACTCCGCGAAAGGATGGCACGCCATTACTGCACTGCACACACCATATGTGCCCCGTTCGAGTGCACTGGCATGTGAAGGTTAACTACAAGGAGTATTGGCGTGCAAAGATTTCAATCAATAACTTCAATTACCGGATGAACTACTCACAATGGACTCTTGCTATCCAGCATCCGAACCTAAACAATGTAACACAAGTTTTCAGCTATGATTATAAGCCTCTGGTTCCCTACAGTTCCATTA ATGATACAGGAATGTTCTATGGCATGAAATTCTATAATGACCTGCTAATGGAAGCTGGACCATTAGGAAGTGTACAATCAGAGGTGCTTCTACAGAAGGACCAGAATACCTTCACATTCAAGCAAGGATGGGCTTTTCCAAGGAAAGTTTATTTTAATGGTGATGAATGCATGCTACCACCACCAGAAACATACCCATATCTACCAAGCTCTGCACATGGACACCCACTACTTAGCTTCTCTACATTGATATGTGCCCTGCTATTCCTATTGCTCACAATCTGA
- the LOC119979901 gene encoding uncharacterized protein LOC119979901, translating to MGRWIKPEVYPLIAAMTFVSSMCVFQLTRNVLLNPDVRINKAHRTTAVLENHEEGHKYKEHSLRRFLRTRPPEVMPSINHFFSQQK from the exons ATGGGCCGTTGGATTAAACCAGAG GTGTACCCATTAATAGCTGCAATGACATTTGTGAGTAGCATGTGTGTATTTCAGCTTACAAGGAACGTATTGCTTAACCCTGATGTCAg AATCAACAAAGCTCACCGCACCACAGCAGTGCTTGAGAACCATGAAGAAGGACACAAGTATAAAGAGCATAGTCTGCGCAGGTTCCTTCGAACCAGACCTCCTGAAGTCATGCCTTCAATCAATCACTTCTTCTCTCAACAAAAATAG
- the LOC119979907 gene encoding receptor-like protein kinase FERONIA — MRNITQLLCQIHHPNLVSLIGFCYDENEMILVYEYMDNVTLLDRVCNANMDLLQWKLRLKICIGVARGLHYLHTGVKQGIVNRRVKEGDYTNEMRPKIMKHDLDYFGPEHYVKHAVTEKSDVYSFGVVLFKVLCSKKAIDVNLQGGLGDLARWAVECIRDETLFDMIDPYLLGKIAPKCLMKFVEIALSCIRPPRYE; from the exons ATGAGAAATATCACCCAATTACTTTGCCAAATCCATCACCCAAATCTTGTATCACTCATCGGATTCTGCTATGACGAAAATGAGATGATTCTAGTCTATGAATACATGGACAATGTAACCCTCCTTGACCGTGTCTGCAACGCAAACATGGATCTACTCCAATGGAAGTTGAGGCTCAAAATCTGTATTGGTGTGGCCAGGGGATTGCACTATCTCCACACTGGAGTTAAGCAGGGAATTGTCAACCGTCGCGTGAA AGAAGGAGATTATACAAATGAAATGCGACCGAAGATCATGAAGCATGATCTGGACTATTTTGGTCCAGAGCATTATGTCAAGCATGCAGTTACAGAAAAATCAGATGTCTACTCATTCGGAGTTGTGCTATTTAAAGTATTGTGTTCTAAGAAAGCAATAGATGTCAACTTACAAGGAGGCCTTGGCGATCTAGCGAGATGGGCAGTCGAATGCATTCGAGATGAAACTCTCTTTGACATGATTGATCCATACTTGCTGGGAAAAATAGCTCCAAAGTGTCTGATGAAGTTTGTGGAGATTGCATTGAGTTGTATTCGACCACCGCGATATGAATAG
- the LOC119979898 gene encoding COBRA-like protein 2, protein MGSLLLPIIRFLSKFTSLAILILFLLSCTSITSTEAYDALDPTGNITIKWDIISWTPDGYMATVTIYNFQQYRHIEAPGWQLGWSWAKKEVIWYMMGGQTTEQGDCSKFKGSIPHCCKKNPTVVDLMPGTPYNMQSANCCKGGVISSWVQDPANALSSFQISVGSAGTTNKTVRLPVNFTLKAPGPGYSCGPAKIVRPSTFITADKRRVTQALMTWNATCTYSQFLAQKTPTCCVSLSSFYNDTIVPCPTCACGCQNTSQSGTCVDPMAPHLASAVSSAGKNSLAPLVQCTNHMCPIRVHWHVKLNYKEYWRVKVTITNFNYNMNYTQWNLVVQHPNFDNLTRIFSFNYMSLTPYAVINDTAMLWGVKFYNDLLMQAGRAGNVQSELLFRKDQSTFTFEKGWAFPRRIYFNGDNCVMPPPDSYPWLPNASSRQLISSLTHITTFLSALLLYGLA, encoded by the exons ATGGGTTCTCTTCTCTTACCCATTATCAGATTCCTCTCCAAGTTCACATCTTTGGCCATTTTGATTCTGTTTCTGCTTTCTTGCACCAGCATTACTTCAACAG AGGCCTATGATGCACTTGACCCGACTGGAAATATCACAATTAAATGGGATATTATTAGTTGGACTCCCGATGGTTATATG GCTACTGTTACAATTTACAACTTCCAGCAGTATCGCCATATTGAAGCACCAGGATGGCAGTTGGGATGGTCATGGGCAAAGAAGGAGGTAATATGGTACATGATGGGGGGCCAAACAACTGAGCAAGGAGATTGTTCGAAATTTAAAGGCAGCATTCCACATTGCTGTAAAAAGAACCCAACAGTTGTGGATTTAATGCCAGGAACTCCATACAACATGCAGAGTGCAAATTGCTGTAAAGGGGGAGTAATCAGTTCATGGGTGCAAGATCCAGCCAACGCATTAAGCTCCTTCCAGATCAGTGTTGGTTCAGCTGGAACCACTAACAAAACTGTCAGGTTGCCTGTAAACTTTACCCTGAAGGCACCGGGGCCTGGTTATAGTTGTGGTCCTGCAAAAATTGTCAGACCAAGTACATTCATCACTGCTGACAAAAGGAGAGTCACACAAGCATTGA TGACTTGGAATGCAACATGCACATATTCACAATTCCTGGCTCAGAAGACTCCTACTTGCTGTGTCTCACTTTCATCCTTCTACAATGACACAATTGTACCCTGCCCAACCTGTGCCTGTGGCTGCCAAAACACttctcagtcagggacatgcgtGGA tcCAATGGCACCCCATTTAGCATCAGCTGTTTCAAGTGCCGGGAAGAACAGTTTAGCACCTCTGGTTCAGTGCACAAACCATATGTGTCCTATTAGAGTTCACTGGCATGTTAAACTCAACTACAAGGAGTACTGGAGGGTTAAGGTCACAATCACAAACTTCAACTACAATATGAACTATACTCAGTGGAACTTGGTTGTCCAACACCCCAATTTTGACAATCTTACCCGGATTTTCAGCTTCAACTACATGTCATTAACTCCTTATGCAGTTATAA ATGATACTGCCATGCTGTGGGGTGTTAAGTTCTACAATGATTTGCTCATGCAAGCTGGCCGTGCTGGTAATGTACAGTCGGAGCTACTTTTCAGAAAGGATCAATCAACTTTCACTTTCGAAAAGGGTTGGGCCTTCCCTAGAAGGATCTATTTCAATGGCGATAATTGTGTCATGCCACCTCCTGATTCCTATCCATGGTTGCCAAATGCCAGTTCCCGCCAGCTTATCTCCTCTCTCACCCACATCACAACTTTCCTTTCTGCACTATTATTGTACGGACTAGCTTAA
- the LOC119979900 gene encoding solute carrier family 25 member 44-like → MDAPSSRIQSLGVAGIDWDRLDKTKFYALGAGIFTGLTTALYPVSVVKTRLQVASKDTAERTAYSVIRGILRTDGISGLYRGFGTVITGVIPARTIFLTTLETTKVAAFKVVEPFKLSDTTEAAIANGIAGMVASLSSQAAFVPVDVVSQKLMVQGYSGHAKYSGGLDVARKIIKADGIRGLYRGFGLSVMTYSPSSAVWWASYGSSQTLVWRLMGHGTDLEQHPPSQWKIVLVQATGGIIAGATASSITTPLDTIKTRLQVMGHEKRHSVRQVVKNLIADDGWTGLYKGLGPRFFSMSAWGTSMILAYEYLKRLSIKDELM, encoded by the exons ATGGATGCGCCTAGTTCCCGAATTCAATCACTGGGTGTGGCCGGGATTGATTGGGACAG GCTTGATAAAACTAAGTTCTATGCTTTGGGCGCCGGAATCTTTACAGGCCTTACAACGGCTTTGTACCCAGTCTCTGTTGTTAAAACCAGGCTCCAGGTTGCTTCAAAGGACACTGCTGAACGAACTGCATATTCTGTTATTAGAGGCATACTGAGAACAGATGGGATTTCTGGTCTCTATAGAGGCTTTGGTACAGTCATTACTGGTGTAATTCCTGCCAGAACTATTTTTCTCACTACTTTAGAGACTACAAAAGTGGCTGCTTTTAAGGTGGTTGAACCGTTCAAATTATCCGATACAACTGAGGCAGCCATAGCAAATGGTATTGCTGGCATGGTAGCATCATTATCTTCTCAAGCGGCATTTGTTCCAGTGGACGTG GTTAGCCAAAAACTAATGGTGCAAGGATACTCGGGCCATGCAAAGTATAGTGGAGGTCTGGATGTTGCTCGTAAGATTATAAAGGCTGATGGCATCCGGGGATTATACAGGGGCTTTGGTCTATCTGTTATGACTTATTCCCCATCTAGTGCTGTATGGTGGGCAAGTTATGGTTCAAGCCAAACCCTTGTCTGGCG TCTTATGGGCCATGGCACTGACCTTGAGCAACATCCTCCCAGCCAGTGGAAAATAGTGCTAGTTCAAGCAACTGGAGGAATTATTGCTGGCGCCACGGCATCCTCCATAACAACCCCTTTGGACACGATTAAGACTCGCTTACAG GTGATGGGACATGAGAAGAGACATTCTGTAAGACAAGTTGTTAAAAACTTGATTGCAGATGATGGTTGGACAGGTTTGTACAAAGGGTTGGGTCCAAGATTTTTCAGCATGTCAGCATGGGGCACCTCAATGATACTAGCATATGAATATTTGa AGCGCTTGTCCATTAAAGATGAGTTGATGTGA
- the LOC120017232 gene encoding cytochrome P450 85A-like encodes MAVVCIVVLGGLVLMMLCICSALLRWNEVKYRKKSLPPGTMGWPVFGETTEFLKQGPNFIKNQRARYGSFFKTHILGCPTVVSMDPDLNRYILMNESKGLVPGYPKSMLDILGKCNIAAVHGSTHKYMRGALLALISPTMIRDQLLPKIDDFMRTHLSSWDNKIINIQDKTKEMALLSSLKQIAGIESMPIAQEFMTEFFKLVLGTLSLPIDLPGSNYRRALHARKNVVNMLRQLIEERRASKESLPDMLGLLMKDEDNKYKLTDEEIIDQIITILYSGYETVSTTSMMAIKYLHDHPSVLQELRKEHLRIREKKRPEDPIDLNDLKSMKFTRAVIFETSRLATIVNGVFRKTTHDMEINGFVIPKGWRIYVYTREINYDPFLYQDPLAFNPWRWMDKSLEYQNYFFLFGGGTRQCPGKELGIAEISTFLHYFVTQYRWEEVGGDKLMKFPRVEAPNGLHIRVSAY; translated from the exons ATGGCTGTTGTATGCATTGTTGTTCTTGGTGGTCTGGTGTTGATGATGCTCTGTATCTGCTCTGCTTTGTTGAGATGGAATGAAGTCAAATACAGGAAGAAAAGTCTTCCTCCTGGTACTATGGGTTGGCCTGTCTTTGGAGAGACTACTGAGTTTCTCAAACAAGGCcctaatttcattaaaaaccAGAGAGCAAG GTATGGGAGTTTTTTCAAGACCCATATATTGGGATGTCCAACAGTGGTTTCAATGGATCCAGATCTCAATAGATACATTTTAATGAATGAATCAAAAGGTCTGGTTCCTGGGTACCCAAAATCCATGCTTGATATTTTGGGGAAATGCAACATTGCAGCAGTTCATGGCTCCACTCACAAGTACATGAGAGGGGCATTGCTTGCACTCATTAGCCCCACCATGATCAGAGACCAGCTTTTGCCCAAAATTGATGACTTCATGAGAACCCACCTCAGCAGTTGGGATAACAAAATCATTAACATTCAAGATAAAACCAAAGAG ATGGCTTTACTCTCATCACTGAAGCAGATTGCTGGCATTGAATCCATGCCAATCGCTCAAGAATTTATGACAGAATTCTTCAAGCTGGTTTTGGGAACACTTTCACTGCCTATTGACCTTCCTGGGTCTAACTATAGAAGAGCTTTACAT GCAAGGAAAAATGTTGTGAATATGTTAAGGCAACTTATAGAAGAGAGAAGAGCCTCTAAAGAGAGTCTCCCGGACATGCTTGGTCTGCTAATGAAAGATGAGGATAACAAATACAAACTAACTGATGAAGAGATTATTGATCAGATAATCACAATTTTGTACTCTGGTTATGAGACTGTTTCAACTACATCAATGATGGCAATCAAGTATCTCCATGATCATCCCTCAGTCCTTCAAGAATTAAGA AAAGAACATTTGAGAatcagagagaagaaaaggccAGAAGATCCAATTGACTTGAATGACCTCAAATCAATGAAGTTTACTCGTGCG GTTATCTTTGAGACTTCAAGATTAGCAACAATTGTTAATGGGGTTTTTAGGAAAACTACTCATGATATGGAAATAAATG GATTTGTGATTCCAAAAGGATGGAGAATCTACGTTTACACAAGAGAGATAAACTATGATCCATTTTTGTATCAAGACCCATTAGCCTTCAACCCATGGAGATGGATG GATAAGAGTTTGGAGTATCAGAACTACTTTTTCTTGTTTGGTGGGGGCACAAGGCAGTGCCCTGGAAAGGAACTTGGGATAGCAGAAATCTCTACTTTTCTTCATTACTTTGTAACCCAATACAG ATGGGAAGAAGTTGGGGGTGATAAACTAATGAAGTTTCCGAGAGTTGAAGCACCAAATGGACTGCACATTAGGGTCTCAGCTTACTGA